A stretch of the Teretinema zuelzerae genome encodes the following:
- the yihA gene encoding ribosome biogenesis GTP-binding protein YihA/YsxC — MLKIVSADFVKGATKASQYPGEGLPEFAFFGRSNVGKSSLINMLVNRKTLVKTGSRPGMTRVINFFRINQTFMLADLPGYGYAQRSAKENEDFDRMLAEYASNRSDLRTLFFLMDLRRVPGETEKNTIEYFERLGLEVVIVGTKADKLSNNEIAKSVRAIAAYCNRTPDMVPVSSADKKTGRDVILRMIEDRCRS, encoded by the coding sequence ATGCTTAAGATTGTGTCTGCGGATTTTGTGAAGGGAGCGACTAAGGCGTCCCAATACCCGGGAGAAGGTTTGCCTGAATTCGCTTTTTTCGGAAGGTCGAACGTCGGGAAATCGTCCCTCATCAATATGCTCGTTAACAGAAAAACACTGGTGAAAACCGGCTCTCGGCCGGGAATGACCCGGGTCATCAATTTTTTCAGGATAAATCAGACCTTCATGCTCGCGGATCTTCCGGGCTACGGCTACGCTCAACGGTCCGCCAAAGAAAACGAGGATTTCGACAGAATGCTTGCCGAATACGCTTCGAACAGGAGCGATTTGAGAACTCTTTTTTTTCTGATGGATCTTCGCAGGGTCCCCGGCGAAACCGAAAAAAATACCATCGAGTATTTCGAGCGGCTCGGTCTGGAAGTCGTCATCGTCGGGACTAAGGCCGACAAACTCAGCAACAATGAAATCGCGAAATCCGTACGCGCCATCGCCGCTTACTGCAACCGGACTCCGGACATGGTGCCCGTATCTTCGGCGGACAAAAAAACCGGACGCGACGTCATTCTGAGAATGATAGAAGATCGCTGCCGCTCCTGA